In Diorhabda sublineata isolate icDioSubl1.1 chromosome 2, icDioSubl1.1, whole genome shotgun sequence, the sequence atattggatgtacttttatatttagttttataaaatttcacctctctatatacttaaaagtataaaagacttttaatttttcgcgtgtaatgagttacaagaggagtcattcaaataaagcggacggaagactgaacgaacgaatagaactaagttaaaaaacgaacctcataaaccaaaccaacctcaaaaaccttggtttcttcgagattttcgaatcgaatgtaatgaaaaaaattgacaaataactaactaaggtatacttcgaactttcgccgaagttttactataatttaataattgctaacaacgtttgttattaaaaaaaagtaccacttaaaaatggttaaaaatttatttccgtcgatgcttagcactttagatataatttcgaaattaaataaaagtccttcataaaatacaatgaatgtaaattgaaacgtgtctattcacaataattacaaatatttaaaaatatcaaaacgaattgaaataataccgcaattatcatttgaacggtgacatgtctaccctgatttacgcgacacgtttctactatatgttcccaactaatatattattatgagtatttttcaataacaatgtgttccgacatactaaatataagaataatatcaaatttcaatattggaacccgcgtatatttcattttagatatcgaatggtgggtgagtggtagtagcaaattataattattacaataaattgattgactgattaaattttctttgaacgagctacttcgctctattcgcaactatgtctgtctattacaatatttaatattttatccgacattttttattcttttttacattgtatagtatattattttaggaaatgaacatattttatttaaaatttcaaaccaatttgaaaagaaaaagaaagtgtttataacataatttcaaagacgccacaaaaactactttgacaacggcaaccgaccaaccgctttgtatgttttatcttaccgacggtcgggttttttttttgcctttagccgacagtgaattagtatatgaaacttttttaaacaaaagcgacgttagaaagtttttttatatatatatatatatatatatatatatatacataattttcagttaagtggaatatcaattgaattaaagtcagtcagtcgttcgttcgttgttatcatatataaataaaaaaaagtagtattgtggttctgaaaagaaccgttttttttttttttttttttttgtcgatgttaccatttaagtaaataaaataaaaaattttcggtcaatatagtagatgtgttatacttattatttagaactagtatatttggtaacggctttagttccttcactgactgcgtgttttgctaattctccgggaagcaataatctcactgcagtttgaatttctctacttgtaattgttgaacgtttattataatgagccaatctggatgcttcggcggcgattcgttcgaatatatcattaacaaaactattcattatactcatagctttactcgatataccggtatcaggatgaacttgcttaagtactttgtaaatgtaaatagcataactttccttcctcctcctttttttctttttatcggctttcgaaatattcttttgagcctttccggcttttttcgctgcctttccgctagcttttggtggcattatttctcttgaaataaaataaaaacactcgaaTGACGTAccgtttttatcgaaaaatgggTAAAATTAGCAGTTAACAGCACTTATGTCCATCTCTTTTATATCAACGTACGTAATTCTAATAGGCTCCACCCTTCTACGTTTGcgcatttgctataatttcattggtagggcatgttaatataaatagataggtcgagtgtaaattttttgtttaacagttagtttcgtcgcatcggttgcgcttcatagttttcaattgacacagttctattttttttttttttgaaaaagaaaaatatatataaaaaaaaaatgtctggacgtggtaaaggtggtaaagtaaagggaaaggcaaagtctcgctcaaaccgagctggattacaatttcctgtaggacgtatacatcgtttgttgagaaaaggcaattatgcagaacgagtcggtgccggagctccagtatatttggcagctgttatggaatatttggcagccgaagtactcgaattagcaggaaatgctgctagagataacaaaaagacccgt encodes:
- the LOC130452762 gene encoding histone H2A, translated to MSGRGKGGKVKGKAKSRSNRAGLQFPVGRIHRLLRKGNYAERVGAGAPVYLAAVMEYLAAEVLELAGNAARDNKKTRIIPRHLQLAIRNDEELNKLLSGVTIAQGGVLPNIQAVLLPKKTEKKA